The following are encoded in a window of Panulirus ornatus isolate Po-2019 chromosome 61, ASM3632096v1, whole genome shotgun sequence genomic DNA:
- the eIF2Balpha gene encoding translation initiation factor eIF2B subunit alpha isoform X2: MSPAIAAMKALTESLRLDDSTTLQEFIAKMKDAREALSKTDVSVVSVSSGCEIFMRFITLSHLELEQAADFASCREILLRRGEDFIKSMQESRKKILRSSNNLIKDGMVILTHSRSRNVLAVMMEAAKLGRQFNVFVTESQPDCSGKTMAKDLQEAGIPCTVILDAAVGYVMERISAVMLGAEGVCENGGILNKIGSCTVATLAHMKNKPVYVLVESYKFIRTIPLNNSSLPKTYLHRASVLNSGTDLGCEHPLVDYTPPSYLTLLYTDLGVLPTSAVTEHLIKLYT; this comes from the exons CAAAGATGAAGGATGCAAGAGAAGCTTTGAGCAAGACAGATGTATCTGTGGTGTCGGTATCATCAGGATGTGAAATTTTTATGCGTTTCATCACCCTGTCACATTTGGAGTTAGAACAGGCAGCG GATTTTGCATCTTGTCGAGAAATTCTGTTAAGGCGAGGGGAAGATTTTATCAAAAGTATGCAAGAGAGCCGCAAGAAAATACTGCGTTCAAGTAATAACTTGATTAAAGATGGCATGGTCATTCTTACGCATTCACGATCACGAAATGTTCTAGCAGTCATGATGGAGGCAGCTAAACTGGGCAGACAATTTAATGTGTTTGTCACAGAATCACAGCCAGATTGCTCAGG AAAAACAATGGCAAAAGATTTGCAAGAAGCAGGGATACCTTGCACAGTTATTTTAGATGCAGCTGTGGGCTATGTTATGGAGCGCATAAGTGCTGTTATGTTGGGAGCAGAAGGAGTTTGTGAGAATGGAGGAATTCTTAATAAG ATTGGGAGCTGTACGGTTGCAACATTGGCCCACATGAAGAACAAACCAGTGTATGTTCTGGTAGAAAGCTATAAATTTATACGTACAATTCCTCTCAACAACTCCTCCCTTCCCAAGACTTATCTG CATCGAGCCTCTGTCCTGAATTCGGGTACAGATCTTGGATGTGAGCATCCATTGGTTGACTACACACCTCCGAGCTACTTAACGCTTCTCTACACCGACCTTGGAGTGTTGCCTACATCAGCTGTTACTGAGCATCTCATAAAGCTCTATACATAA